A region of Lacinutrix sp. Hel_I_90 DNA encodes the following proteins:
- a CDS encoding aldehyde dehydrogenase family protein has product MITVSADFGIKEALQQLGIKDVNDGTSTGSKSFGSGELISSYSPTDGSLIAKVTTTTKADYEKMMDAATTAYPTFRAMPAPQRGEIVRQFGNKLRELKEPLGKLVSYEMGKSLQEGYGEVQEMIDICDFAVGLSRQLNGQTMPSERPGHVMREQWHSIGVVGIISAFNFPVAVWAWNTALAWVCGDVCVWKASEKVPLCSIACQNIIAGVLKENNLPEGISCIINGDYKVGEMMTTDKRIPLISATGSTRMGRIVGTTVAERFGKSLLELGGNNAIIITPTADLKVVVPGAVFGAVGTCGQRCTSTRRLIIHESVYDKVRDAIVGAYGQLTIGNPLDQKNHIGPLIDKESVNTYLAAIEKAKAEGGNVLVEGGVLEGEGYESGCYVKPAIIEAENSFEIVQHETFAPILYLMKYSGEVENAIEAQNGVAQGLSSAIMTNEMKEAEKFLSFSGSDCGIANVNIGTSGAEIGGAFGGEKETGGGRESGSDAWKVYMRRQTNTVNYSDELPLAQGIKFDL; this is encoded by the coding sequence ATGATAACAGTTTCAGCTGATTTCGGAATAAAAGAAGCCTTACAACAGTTAGGTATTAAAGATGTAAATGATGGAACCTCTACAGGCTCTAAAAGCTTTGGAAGTGGGGAATTGATTTCTTCTTATTCGCCAACAGACGGTTCTTTAATTGCAAAAGTGACAACAACAACAAAAGCAGATTATGAAAAAATGATGGATGCTGCAACTACTGCATATCCTACATTTAGAGCCATGCCTGCGCCTCAAAGAGGGGAGATTGTTCGCCAGTTTGGAAATAAATTAAGAGAGTTAAAAGAGCCATTAGGAAAATTGGTGTCTTATGAAATGGGTAAATCTTTACAAGAAGGTTACGGTGAAGTTCAGGAAATGATTGACATCTGTGATTTCGCGGTAGGATTATCACGCCAGTTAAACGGTCAAACCATGCCTTCTGAGCGTCCAGGGCACGTCATGAGAGAACAATGGCACTCTATTGGTGTTGTAGGTATTATTTCAGCCTTTAATTTTCCAGTGGCAGTTTGGGCTTGGAACACAGCTCTAGCATGGGTTTGTGGTGATGTTTGTGTTTGGAAAGCTTCAGAAAAAGTACCACTTTGCTCAATAGCTTGTCAAAATATTATTGCAGGAGTATTAAAAGAAAATAATTTGCCAGAAGGTATTTCTTGTATTATTAATGGAGATTATAAAGTAGGTGAAATGATGACTACTGACAAAAGAATTCCATTAATATCTGCTACAGGTTCTACAAGAATGGGACGTATTGTGGGAACAACTGTTGCAGAACGTTTTGGAAAATCCTTATTAGAATTAGGTGGAAACAACGCCATCATTATTACGCCAACGGCCGACTTAAAAGTAGTAGTACCTGGTGCTGTGTTTGGAGCTGTTGGAACCTGTGGACAACGTTGTACTTCAACAAGACGATTAATAATTCATGAATCTGTTTACGATAAAGTAAGAGATGCTATTGTTGGAGCCTATGGACAATTAACCATTGGGAACCCTTTAGATCAAAAAAATCATATTGGACCATTAATCGATAAAGAGTCTGTAAACACCTATTTAGCGGCTATTGAAAAAGCAAAAGCTGAGGGCGGAAACGTATTAGTTGAAGGAGGTGTTTTGGAAGGTGAAGGTTACGAATCTGGATGCTATGTAAAACCAGCAATTATTGAAGCAGAAAATAGTTTTGAAATTGTACAACACGAAACTTTTGCACCTATCTTATACTTAATGAAGTACTCAGGAGAGGTTGAAAATGCTATTGAAGCTCAAAACGGTGTTGCACAAGGGTTGTCGTCTGCAATTATGACTAACGAAATGAAAGAAGCTGAAAAATTCTTATCATTCTCAGGATCAGATTGTGGTATCGCAAACGTAAACATTGGAACTTCTGGTGCCGAAATTGGAGGTGCTTTTGGAGGTGAAAAAGAAACTGGCGGAGGACGTGAGTCTGGATCTGATGCATGGAAAGTGTATATGAGAAGGCAAACAAATACTGTTAATTATTCAGATGAATTACCTTTAGCACAAGGGATTAAATTTGATTTATAA
- a CDS encoding ATP-binding protein, with protein sequence MINKRLLIKNLLAHNDENSFYDKKRKIDISLKEGKAKFLKHVCALSNSNPKNNSFIVIGVEDEDNAIVGVDFFDDSKIQNLINAYLTNPPVVQYENIPFPHLPDHKVVGLVTIRGNDGLTSLRKNIWKYYGGSVFFRDGSMSMPKVFKSDIKDVNSEIVEAIESHSHNNIEYTLDGVFDFMNKRKDYHPQYKVFKEYFVVCWAGQRKEVKDTVFFSRVDIELINEQVRLFYSALDDVSISFDEDTFKIIEYVSLGLQDNFKYYPLEETIIQFNDNANYTIDSTLVFQPPEFDKKVLHHIYNTNNAILEKLKKGGTLNLSETSDLENLSATYLICYLNLFHEAIDKLMEAKPYLKAYSDAVYIKFKESVRILRKVKYS encoded by the coding sequence ATGATTAACAAACGCCTTTTAATTAAAAACCTACTTGCCCATAACGACGAGAACAGTTTCTATGACAAAAAGCGAAAAATTGATATTAGCCTAAAAGAGGGGAAAGCGAAGTTTTTAAAACACGTATGCGCACTCTCAAACAGCAATCCTAAAAACAATTCGTTTATTGTTATTGGCGTAGAAGACGAGGATAACGCTATTGTTGGTGTTGATTTTTTTGATGATTCTAAAATTCAAAACCTTATTAATGCTTACCTCACAAATCCACCAGTTGTACAGTATGAGAACATTCCATTTCCACATTTACCAGACCATAAAGTTGTTGGTTTAGTTACTATTCGCGGTAATGACGGTTTAACGTCATTACGAAAAAACATCTGGAAATATTATGGTGGCTCTGTTTTTTTTAGAGACGGTAGCATGAGCATGCCTAAAGTGTTTAAAAGCGATATTAAAGATGTTAATTCCGAAATAGTTGAAGCTATTGAAAGTCACTCGCACAATAATATCGAATACACGTTGGACGGTGTTTTCGATTTTATGAATAAACGAAAAGACTACCACCCACAATACAAAGTCTTCAAAGAATATTTTGTAGTTTGTTGGGCTGGGCAGCGTAAAGAAGTGAAAGACACCGTGTTCTTCTCACGAGTAGACATTGAGCTCATTAATGAGCAGGTTCGTTTATTTTATTCAGCTTTAGATGACGTTTCTATTTCGTTTGATGAGGACACCTTTAAAATAATAGAATACGTGTCTTTGGGGCTTCAGGACAATTTTAAATACTATCCTTTAGAAGAAACAATCATTCAATTTAACGACAACGCTAATTATACTATTGATTCTACTCTAGTGTTTCAACCACCAGAATTTGACAAAAAAGTATTGCACCATATCTACAATACTAACAATGCCATTTTAGAAAAATTAAAAAAAGGGGGCACTCTAAACCTTTCCGAAACGAGTGATCTTGAAAACTTATCTGCAACGTATTTAATCTGTTATTTAAATTTATTTCATGAAGCTATAGATAAATTAATGGAAGCAAAGCCTTACTTAAAAGCCTATAGCGATGCTGTTTATATTAAGTTTAAAGAATCTGTAAGGATTTTACGTAAAGTAAAATATAGTTAG
- a CDS encoding aldo/keto reductase family oxidoreductase gives MNYSKIIAGTMTWGVWGKKLSKTEMIKRINHCIENGITAFDHADIYGDYTTEAEFGSAFAESGANRSSLQFISKCGIQYLGKTRHYNKVKHYDYSKAYIIASAEASLKHLKTEYLDLLLLHRPSPLMEAEVIAEAFSQLKKQGKVRAFGVSNFTPSQMDLIRKETEVSANQIEFSLTQHTAIHDGTLDYLTTNNIQAMAWSPLGTVFKEDTEQIRRIRKQLDELTHKYNATEDQLLLAWLLKHPAAIHPVIGTTNLDRMTNAAKTVAIDLDLEDWFLILVSCQGHKVP, from the coding sequence GTGAACTATTCTAAAATTATTGCCGGTACTATGACTTGGGGCGTTTGGGGAAAGAAACTCTCTAAAACTGAAATGATAAAACGTATCAACCATTGTATTGAAAATGGTATTACCGCTTTTGATCACGCCGATATTTATGGTGATTATACTACAGAAGCTGAATTTGGTAGTGCTTTCGCTGAAAGCGGAGCCAACAGAAGTAGCCTTCAATTTATATCCAAATGCGGCATTCAATATTTAGGCAAAACACGCCATTATAATAAAGTGAAGCATTACGATTACAGTAAGGCCTATATAATTGCTTCGGCGGAAGCATCCCTAAAACACTTGAAAACAGAGTATTTAGACTTACTGCTATTACACAGACCTAGTCCGTTAATGGAAGCTGAAGTTATTGCCGAAGCTTTTTCACAGCTCAAAAAGCAAGGTAAAGTGAGGGCTTTTGGTGTTTCGAATTTTACACCCTCGCAGATGGACTTGATTCGAAAAGAAACGGAAGTGTCTGCGAATCAAATTGAATTTTCTTTAACGCAACATACCGCGATACATGATGGTACGCTTGATTATTTAACCACGAATAACATACAAGCCATGGCTTGGTCGCCACTAGGCACTGTTTTTAAAGAAGATACGGAGCAAATTAGACGCATTCGTAAGCAATTAGATGAATTAACACATAAGTATAATGCAACCGAAGATCAGTTATTATTAGCCTGGTTGTTAAAACATCCCGCAGCTATTCACCCAGTTATTGGAACAACCAATTTAGACAGGATGACAAATGCCGCAAAGACAGTGGCTATTGATTTAGATTTAGAAGACTGGTTTTTAATATTAGTGTCTTGTCAAGGGCATAAAGTGCCTTAA
- a CDS encoding isoaspartyl peptidase/L-asparaginase family protein, whose protein sequence is MKKTVSMLFVFFVLLNCGELTRKPNERSENTSSENPKEAQVNEFAIVIHGGAGTILKENLSDEKEAEYRAKLEEAIRVGYTILEEGGTSLDAVEKTINVLEDSPLFNAGKGAVFTNAETNELDASIMDGSNLNAGASAGTKTVKNPINLARKIMENSPHVMMAGDGAETYAKEQGLELVSPEYFYVENRMQSLKRVKEKDAQKESDNASAFYDATIKDSKFGTVGCVALDKNGNLAAGTSTGGMTNKRYGRIGDVPIIGAGNYANNATCAISGTGWGEFFIRATVAHDISALIEYKGVSLKEAANEVIQKKVPALGGDGGIIAVDKYGNMEMNFNTAGMYRAAMNDKGELVIGIFKE, encoded by the coding sequence ATGAAAAAAACGGTATCCATGCTCTTTGTCTTTTTCGTGCTACTCAACTGTGGAGAGCTTACTCGAAAGCCCAATGAGCGTTCTGAAAACACTTCAAGTGAAAACCCTAAAGAAGCTCAAGTAAACGAATTTGCCATTGTTATTCATGGTGGTGCGGGTACTATTCTTAAAGAAAACCTGTCTGATGAAAAGGAAGCAGAATACAGAGCGAAATTAGAAGAAGCCATTCGTGTTGGTTATACAATTCTTGAAGAAGGCGGAACCAGCCTCGATGCTGTTGAGAAAACCATCAACGTTTTAGAAGACTCCCCATTATTCAACGCTGGAAAAGGCGCTGTATTTACTAATGCTGAAACCAATGAGCTTGATGCTTCAATAATGGACGGCAGTAATTTAAATGCAGGGGCTTCCGCAGGAACTAAAACGGTAAAAAACCCTATTAATTTAGCGCGAAAAATAATGGAAAATTCACCACATGTCATGATGGCTGGCGATGGCGCAGAAACCTATGCAAAAGAACAGGGTTTAGAATTGGTGTCTCCAGAGTATTTCTATGTTGAAAATAGAATGCAATCCTTAAAAAGAGTAAAGGAAAAAGACGCACAAAAAGAAAGTGATAATGCCTCGGCATTTTACGATGCAACTATTAAAGACAGTAAATTTGGTACTGTTGGTTGTGTCGCTCTGGATAAAAATGGCAACCTTGCTGCTGGAACTTCTACTGGCGGGATGACCAATAAAAGATATGGTCGTATTGGCGATGTGCCAATTATTGGAGCTGGAAACTACGCCAATAACGCGACTTGTGCTATATCTGGTACTGGCTGGGGAGAATTTTTTATTCGTGCAACAGTCGCCCATGATATTTCTGCTTTAATAGAATACAAAGGAGTATCATTAAAAGAAGCCGCGAACGAAGTCATTCAGAAAAAAGTCCCTGCACTGGGAGGAGATGGCGGCATAATTGCGGTGGATAAATATGGAAATATGGAAATGAATTTCAATACTGCTGGTATGTATCGCGCTGCTATGAATGATAAGGGTGAATTGGTTATTGGCATTTTTAAAGAATAA
- a CDS encoding SDR family NAD(P)-dependent oxidoreductase, producing MKKTALITGATSGIGKATAHEFAKQGIRLIICGRRQERLDTIELALSKHTEVHTLNFDVSDKAAVFEAIAALPEAFKNIDILINNAGNAHGLDPIHEGSIADWDAMIDINVKGLLYVSKAVIPQMTARQSGHIINIGSSAGKEVYPKGNVYCASKHAVVAITEGMRIDLNPFGIKVCAINPGLVETEFSQVRFKGESLADNVYKGYKALQPEDIADVIYFAISRPAHVNIADVLMFCTAQASSTIVKKDL from the coding sequence ATGAAAAAAACAGCATTAATTACTGGGGCAACCAGTGGAATAGGAAAAGCAACCGCTCATGAATTTGCAAAACAGGGCATTCGATTAATTATTTGTGGCAGGCGCCAAGAGCGCTTGGATACGATCGAGCTAGCGTTAAGTAAGCATACCGAAGTGCACACTTTAAACTTTGATGTCAGCGACAAAGCAGCCGTTTTTGAAGCCATCGCCGCTTTACCAGAAGCCTTTAAAAACATAGATATTTTAATCAATAATGCTGGCAATGCCCATGGTTTAGATCCCATTCATGAAGGCAGTATTGCCGATTGGGATGCTATGATAGATATTAATGTAAAAGGATTACTCTATGTTAGTAAAGCGGTGATTCCGCAAATGACAGCACGCCAATCTGGACATATTATTAACATTGGCTCATCGGCTGGAAAAGAAGTTTATCCAAAAGGCAATGTGTATTGTGCTAGTAAACATGCTGTTGTTGCTATTACAGAAGGCATGCGTATCGATCTTAATCCGTTTGGAATAAAGGTGTGTGCTATTAATCCTGGATTAGTAGAGACCGAATTTTCTCAAGTGCGTTTTAAAGGTGAAAGCTTAGCAGACAATGTTTATAAAGGCTATAAAGCCTTGCAACCAGAAGATATTGCAGATGTTATTTATTTTGCTATTTCTCGTCCAGCTCATGTTAATATTGCAGACGTCTTAATGTTCTGTACGGCACAAGCTAGCTCTACTATTGTTAAGAAAGACCTATGA
- a CDS encoding OmpA family protein: MSKKTSYLLGISLTIVLGTIFSYFLGGKGYFDAQEKKGEARAIVVQESKVDKVSKKVFSAIDSKNGMSFNANDNFNFENSGFLIVNPLSEELHEVVSKLTRYIIDNPKKQLEIIGNYESNEQNNSAFPNLGLARAYSVKSYLVSQGIPSHALNIFGKLDDDIILSTNGIYYGPLDYNIKTVIEGDTHIKDVVNGLGKEIKANPLVIHFDIGNANIELSNAQRSTFAKIASYIDKADEKTLIQIVGHTDDIGNRSENIKLGLSRANIVKQYLVKNMILESKIETSSNGPDQPIADNKTKDGQSINRRVIVTIN; this comes from the coding sequence ATGAGTAAAAAAACCAGTTATTTATTGGGTATTTCACTAACAATTGTGCTTGGAACTATTTTCTCTTATTTTTTAGGTGGTAAGGGGTATTTTGATGCTCAAGAAAAAAAGGGTGAAGCGCGAGCGATAGTCGTGCAAGAATCAAAAGTTGATAAAGTCTCAAAAAAAGTGTTTTCAGCTATTGATTCTAAAAATGGAATGTCATTTAATGCAAATGACAATTTTAATTTTGAAAACTCAGGCTTTCTAATCGTTAACCCTTTATCAGAAGAACTACATGAAGTGGTTTCTAAATTAACAAGATATATTATTGATAATCCTAAAAAACAATTAGAAATTATAGGGAATTACGAAAGTAATGAGCAAAACAATTCTGCATTTCCTAATTTAGGATTAGCACGAGCTTATTCTGTAAAATCATATCTTGTTTCTCAAGGCATTCCTTCACATGCACTCAATATTTTTGGAAAGTTAGATGATGATATAATCTTAAGTACAAATGGCATTTATTATGGCCCTTTAGATTATAATATAAAGACAGTTATAGAAGGCGATACACATATTAAGGACGTTGTAAATGGTTTAGGAAAAGAGATTAAAGCCAATCCTTTAGTGATTCATTTTGATATTGGAAATGCTAACATAGAACTCTCTAATGCGCAGAGGTCAACATTTGCTAAAATTGCCAGTTATATAGATAAAGCTGATGAAAAAACATTAATACAAATTGTTGGACATACTGATGATATTGGAAATCGTTCAGAGAATATTAAGCTTGGACTAAGTAGGGCAAATATTGTAAAGCAATATTTAGTAAAAAATATGATTTTAGAAAGTAAAATAGAAACATCTTCAAATGGACCAGACCAACCTATTGCAGATAATAAAACAAAAGACGGACAGTCTATAAACAGAAGAGTAATAGTAACAATTAATTAA